The Saccharothrix violaceirubra genome segment CCGGTCAAGAAGCTGGTCGAGGGCGACTTCCTGGCCCGCCCCGGGGTCGTCGGCGTCGACATCGGGCACAAGGTCGTGCGCGGGCGGCGTACGGGACGCCTGGCGATCGTGGTGTACGTGCGGCGCAAGCGCCCTTCGGGGCACCTGACGATCCCGTCCGATGTGCTCGGTGTGCTGACCGACGTCGTGCAGGACACGTTCGTGCCGCACCACACCGTGGCCCGGCCGGAGGGCGTGAGCGGCGCCGAACGGCACGAGCTGCTCCAGGGCGGGATCGGCGTCGGGCCGTGCCGGGCCGTGCGGCTGGTGCCGCCGGACGTGCCGTCGATCGGCGACTACCTGGTGGCCGGGACCATGGGCGCGTTCGTCACGCCGAGGGACAAGCGCAGCGTGATGGGCCTGACCGCGTTCCACGTGGCCTGTGTGGACGACGCCTGGGCGATCGGCGACCCCATGGTCCACCCTTCCCGAGTGGACGGCGGCCATCCGGTGCGCGACCGGTTCGGGACTCTCGCGCGCTGCGCGCTGAGCGGCCGGGTCGACGCCGCCGCGATCCAGCTCACCACGCCGCACTGGCGGGCGGAGGTCGTGGGCGCCGGGCCGATCGACGGCCACGCCGCGGCACACGAGCACCAGCGCGTGCGCAAACGGGGGCGCACCACCGCGCTCACCGCCGGCGAAGTCGCCTCCACCGACGCGGTGATCACGCTGGACTTCGGCCAGGGGCTGGGCGTGCGCACGTTGCGCGACCAGATCAGGGTCGAGGGCCCCTTCGGCGACCACGGCGATTCGGGCGCCGTGCTGCTCGACGACGCCAACCGCGTGGTCGGGCTCTACTGCGGCGGCAGCGCGCTGCGCGCGTTCGCCAACCCGATCGGACCGGTCCTCGACCAGCTCGACGTCAGCCTGCTCGGTGGATCCGTGCCGCCGCAGCCTGGTCACGCGGCTTGAGGTCGATCCGGTCCAGGTTCACGTGCGAGGGCCTGGTGACGGCGAACGCGATCACGTCCGCCACGTCGTCGGCGGTCAACGGCGTCAGGCCCCGGTACACCGCGTCCGCGCGGTCCGCGTCCCCCTCGAAGCGGTTGAGCGAGAAGTCCGTTTCCACCATGCCGGGCAGCACCTCGGTGAACCGCACCGGCTGCCCGAGCAGTTCCCCGCGCAACGTCCGGTGCAGCGCCGACTGGGCGTGCTTGGCCGAGGTGTAGCCGGAGCCGTTGTCGTACGCCTCGACGGCCGCGACCGACGTGACGGTGACGACGTGCCCGTCACCGGAGGCGATCAGGGCGGGCAGCAGACCCTTGGTGATCCGCAACGTGCCGAGCACGTTGGTCTCCCACATCCACCGCCAGTTGTCCTCGTCGGCCTGGTCGACGCGTTCGAGTCCGCGCGCGCCGCCCGCGTTGTTCACGAGCACGCGCACCTGGTCCGGCACGGCCGCGAGGAACGCGGCGACGGAGTCCGCGTCGGTGACGTCGAGCGCCAGCGCGGTACCCCCGATCTCGTCCGCGATAGCCTCGAGGAGGTCCAGCCGACGGGCGCCGAGCACCACGTGGAAGCCCTCCGCCGCGAGCCGGCGGGCGGTGGCCTCGCCGATGCCCGCGCTCGCTCCGGTCACGATCGCGACAGGTCGGTTCACACCGGC includes the following:
- a CDS encoding SDR family NAD(P)-dependent oxidoreductase; the encoded protein is MNRPVAIVTGASAGIGEATARRLAAEGFHVVLGARRLDLLEAIADEIGGTALALDVTDADSVAAFLAAVPDQVRVLVNNAGGARGLERVDQADEDNWRWMWETNVLGTLRITKGLLPALIASGDGHVVTVTSVAAVEAYDNGSGYTSAKHAQSALHRTLRGELLGQPVRFTEVLPGMVETDFSLNRFEGDADRADAVYRGLTPLTADDVADVIAFAVTRPSHVNLDRIDLKPRDQAAAARIHRAG